In Drosophila bipectinata strain 14024-0381.07 chromosome 2R, DbipHiC1v2, whole genome shotgun sequence, one genomic interval encodes:
- the LOC122320943 gene encoding NAD kinase-like isoform X11: MREEDLLLAQQMAANSVSSSLEEDNDGAGISSPGDSPRPLRRVLDISERRKQFRRTRSLNAPSPVQQFGPCGRIMKNSAMVMQIQDPASQRLTWYKPPLTVLVIKKVSDASVLAPFVQLVDWLLQEKNMVVWVESAVLEDSLLNEDVRFNALRDKLVTFKDGRDDLTDRIDFIVCLGGDGTLLYASLLFQQSVPPVMSFHLGSLGFLTPFRFDNFQDQLTSVLEGHAALTLRSRLRCVMHRRSDRKHEAKTEIDPLADGRPAANSILVLNEVVIDRGPSPYLSNIDLFLDGKYITSVQGDGLIVSTPTGSTAYAAAAGASMIHPSVPAIMVTPICPHSLSFRPIVVPAGVELKISVSPESRNTSWVSFDGRNRQELFHGDSLRVTTSIYPVPCICAQDQISDWFASLADGLHWNVRKRQKCLDELSDLTASGSEDTLDEIENMKLYDV; the protein is encoded by the exons atGCGCGAGGAGGACTTGCTGCTGGCCCAACAAATGGCGGCCAATTCGGTGTCCAGTTCCTTGGAGGAGGACAACGATGGAGCGGGAATCTCATCTCCGGGCGACTCCCCCCGCCCTTTGAGACGGGTCCTGGATATAAGTGAGAGGCGTAAGCAATTTCG GCGCACTCGAAGTCTGAATGCCCCATCGCCTGTCCAACAGTTCGGACCATGTGGACGCATCATGAAGAACTCCGCCATGGTGATGCAGATCCAGGATCCTGCTAGCCAGAGACTCACCTGGTATAAGCCACCCCTCACCGTACTGGTCATCAAAAAAGTCAGCGATGCCTCGGTTCTGGCGCCATTCGTCCAGCTGGTGGATTGGCTGCTCCAGGAGAAGAACATGGTGGTGTGGGTCGAGTCCGCCGTGTTGGAGGACTCACTACTTAACGAGGATGTGCGATTCAATGCCTTGCGGGATAAGCTAGTGACCTTCAA AGATGGCCGGGATGACCTGACGGACAGGATCGACTTCATTGTCTGCCTCGGAGGCGATGGCACTTTGTTATATGCCTCCCTGCTATTCCAGCAATCGGTGCCACCGGTGATGTCTTTCCATTTGGGATCACTGGGCTTTCTGACGCCCTTCCGCTTCGACAACTTCCAGGACCAGTTGACCAGCGTCCTCGAGGGTCATGCCGCCCTGACCCTGAGGAGTCGGCTGCGCTGTGTGATGCACCGGCGGAGCGACAGGAAGCACGAGGCCAAGACGGAGATTGATCCTTTGGCAGATGGCCGTCCGGCGGCCAACAGCATCCTGGTGCTGAACGAGGTGGTGATCGACCGAGGACCCTCGCCATACCTCAGCAACATAGACCTGTTCCTGGATGGGAAGTACATCACTTCAGTGCAGGGCGATGGCCTGATTGTTTCCACACCCACCGGAAGCACCGCATATGCCGCTGCAGCGGGTGCTTCGATGATTCATCCTTCCGTTCCTGCCATTATGGTGACTCCCATTTGCCCGCATTCCCTGAGCTTCCGACCCATAGTGGTGCCCGCCGGAGTGGAGCTTAAG ATCTCTGTTTCACCAGAGAGCCGCAATACTTCGTGGGTCAGTTTCGACGGCCGCAACCGCCAGGAGCTGTTCCATGGCGACAGTCTTCGTGTGACCACCTCCATCTATCCGGTGCCCTGTATTTGTGCCCAGGACCAGATCTCCGACTGGTTCGCCTCCCTCGCCGATGGCCTGCACTGGAATGTGCGCAAGCGGCAGAAGTGCCTGGACGAGCTGTCGGACCTCACGGCGTCCGGCTCGGAGGACACGCTGGACGAGATCGAGAACATGAAATTGTATGATGTTTAG
- the link gene encoding uncharacterized protein link — MTSFLLRFLWPLALLQCILARVPQNSRFYGQDSAIIIDTDMKMPPKMGSKLQNALYYNLPVYRMIKQTTTTSTAAPATNFQYPKDLVDLARNRLGLKVLPSLEELAELIGTNTREETIDYIRNLTANEAGIALMKEYLATLNFEDQEVAEDKDAVDDGDNADDDDNAMDNDGYEEAPKEPPTTTSVTTSPDPQNSLYQRFSGFMKQYNLWSSETTTSAPAPAIPPPPAVVFKPVFVAPSVNRLRPLLVRQPLPYHYPIPLRPVMMPTVKPTEVPSTTVAPKPHLNTPKKIEEVQEVEPEVTSPPVAPHIRQLAEMANISPQTLDRFLQQQPKLAQLAKRVSTLALSQEQTRAMDTQVFMAIQKALSQNEELKRLIEAAQTLK, encoded by the coding sequence ATGACGAGTTTTCTGTTGCGCTTTCTCTGGCCTTTGGCCTTgctgcagtgcatcctggccCGAGTGCCCCAGAATTCGCGTTTCTATGGCCAGGATAGTGCCATTATAATAGACACCGACATGAAGATGCCCCCCAAAATGGGCTCCAAGCTGCAGAATGCCTTGTACTACAACCTGCCTGTCTATCGGATGATAAAGCAAACTACGACTACGTCCACTGCTGCTCCGGCTACCAATTTCCAGTATCCCAAGGATCTGGTTGATTTGGCTCGCAATAGGCTGGGTCTGAAGGTTCTGCCCAGTCTGGAGGAGCTGGCGGAGCTAATCGGGACGAATACTCGCGAGGAGACCATCGATTACATACGCAACCTGACCGCAAATGAGGCGGGAATCGCTCTGATGAAGGAGTACCTGGCCACGTTGAACTTTGAGGACCAGGAAGTGGCAGAAGACAAGGATGCCGTGGACGATGGGGATAACGCTGACGACGATGACAACGCCATGGACAACGACGGCTACGAGGAGGCGCCCAAAGAACCCCCGACGACTACGAGTGTCACCACCAGCCCGGACCCTCAGAACAGCCTCTATCAGCGCTTCAGCGGATTCATGAAACAGTACAACCTGTGGTCCAGTGAGACAACCACTTCGGCTCCTGCCCCAGCGATACCGCCTCCGCCTGCCGTGGTCTTCAAGCCAGTTTTTGTGGCCCCCTCCGTGAACCGCTTGCGACCCCTTCTGGTCCGGCAGCCCCTTCCCTATCACTACCCCATTCCTCTGCGACCCGTAATGATGCCCACCGTGAAGCCAACGGAAGTGCCCAGCACCACGGTGGCCCCCAAGCCGCATCTGAACACCCCCAAGAAGATCGAAGAGGTCCAGGAAGTCGAGCCCGAAGTCACATCGCCTCCCGTGGCTCCCCACATCCGCCAGCTGGCCGAGATGGCCAATATCTCGCCCCAGACGCTCGATCGGTTCCTGCAACAACAGCCCAAGCTGGCGCAACTGGCCAAACGGGTGAGCACTCTGGCCCTCAGCCAGGAGCAGACCAGAGCCATGGATACCCAGGTGTTCATGGCCATCCAGAAGGCTCTGTCCCAGAACGAGGAGCTCAAGCGTCTGATCGAGGCGGCTCAAACATTAAAATAG
- the LOC122320943 gene encoding NAD kinase-like isoform X9: MSVPSSPAQRKNSEGQTFPCHDKDDVADGGQLLHATALELAEEATASTSAPGLGGGLARGGSLMSRSWWWRTRSLNAPSPVQQFGPCGRIMKNSAMVMQIQDPASQRLTWYKPPLTVLVIKKVSDASVLAPFVQLVDWLLQEKNMVVWVESAVLEDSLLNEDVRFNALRDKLVTFKDGRDDLTDRIDFIVCLGGDGTLLYASLLFQQSVPPVMSFHLGSLGFLTPFRFDNFQDQLTSVLEGHAALTLRSRLRCVMHRRSDRKHEAKTEIDPLADGRPAANSILVLNEVVIDRGPSPYLSNIDLFLDGKYITSVQGDGLIVSTPTGSTAYAAAAGASMIHPSVPAIMVTPICPHSLSFRPIVVPAGVELKISVSPESRNTSWVSFDGRNRQELFHGDSLRVTTSIYPVPCICAQDQISDWFASLADGLHWNVRKRQKCLDELSDLTASGSEDTLDEIENMKLYDV; the protein is encoded by the exons ATGTCCGTACCATCGTCGCCGGCGCAGAGGAAGAACTCGGAGGGGCAGACGTTTCCGTGCCACGATAAGGACGATGTCGCGGATGGGGGGCAACTGTTGCATGCCACGGCCCTTGAACTGGCGGAAGAAGCCACAGCGTCTACCTCGGCACCAGGTCTGGGCGGTGGCCTCGCCAGGGGGGGTAGTCTCATGAGCAGGAGTTGGTGGTG GCGCACTCGAAGTCTGAATGCCCCATCGCCTGTCCAACAGTTCGGACCATGTGGACGCATCATGAAGAACTCCGCCATGGTGATGCAGATCCAGGATCCTGCTAGCCAGAGACTCACCTGGTATAAGCCACCCCTCACCGTACTGGTCATCAAAAAAGTCAGCGATGCCTCGGTTCTGGCGCCATTCGTCCAGCTGGTGGATTGGCTGCTCCAGGAGAAGAACATGGTGGTGTGGGTCGAGTCCGCCGTGTTGGAGGACTCACTACTTAACGAGGATGTGCGATTCAATGCCTTGCGGGATAAGCTAGTGACCTTCAA AGATGGCCGGGATGACCTGACGGACAGGATCGACTTCATTGTCTGCCTCGGAGGCGATGGCACTTTGTTATATGCCTCCCTGCTATTCCAGCAATCGGTGCCACCGGTGATGTCTTTCCATTTGGGATCACTGGGCTTTCTGACGCCCTTCCGCTTCGACAACTTCCAGGACCAGTTGACCAGCGTCCTCGAGGGTCATGCCGCCCTGACCCTGAGGAGTCGGCTGCGCTGTGTGATGCACCGGCGGAGCGACAGGAAGCACGAGGCCAAGACGGAGATTGATCCTTTGGCAGATGGCCGTCCGGCGGCCAACAGCATCCTGGTGCTGAACGAGGTGGTGATCGACCGAGGACCCTCGCCATACCTCAGCAACATAGACCTGTTCCTGGATGGGAAGTACATCACTTCAGTGCAGGGCGATGGCCTGATTGTTTCCACACCCACCGGAAGCACCGCATATGCCGCTGCAGCGGGTGCTTCGATGATTCATCCTTCCGTTCCTGCCATTATGGTGACTCCCATTTGCCCGCATTCCCTGAGCTTCCGACCCATAGTGGTGCCCGCCGGAGTGGAGCTTAAG ATCTCTGTTTCACCAGAGAGCCGCAATACTTCGTGGGTCAGTTTCGACGGCCGCAACCGCCAGGAGCTGTTCCATGGCGACAGTCTTCGTGTGACCACCTCCATCTATCCGGTGCCCTGTATTTGTGCCCAGGACCAGATCTCCGACTGGTTCGCCTCCCTCGCCGATGGCCTGCACTGGAATGTGCGCAAGCGGCAGAAGTGCCTGGACGAGCTGTCGGACCTCACGGCGTCCGGCTCGGAGGACACGCTGGACGAGATCGAGAACATGAAATTGTATGATGTTTAG
- the Roe1 gene encoding grpE protein homolog, mitochondrial encodes MAAKAALPVHIFGRRLGQLRAAVTAQNVSALRLASQRLYTTEKQPEEAAGQTAEQKAAAGAASAEVEKLTKDLAAAKEQNAELLDKYKRALADSENMRNRLNKQISDAKIFGIQSFCKDLLEVADTLGHATQAVPKEKLTGNADLKNLYEGLSMTRASLLQVFKRHGLEPLDPINQKFDPNLHEALFQKEDKTVEANTVVEVTKLGYKLHERCIRPALVGVSKC; translated from the exons ATGGCAGCTAAGGCAGCTTTACCTGTGCATATCTTTGGCCGGCGACTGGGCCAATTGAGAGCAGCGGTCACAGCACAGAATGTGAG CGCCCTGCGTCTGGCGAGTCAAAGGCTGTACACCACAGAAAAGCAGCCGGAGGAGGCAGCTGGCCAGACGGCGGAACAGAAAGCCGCAGCTGGTGCAGCGTCGGCGGAGGTGGAGAAACTGACCAAGGACCTGGCCGCCGCAAAGGAGCAGAATGCTGAGCTGCTGGATAAGTACAAGCGCGCCCTGGCGGACAGTGAGAACATGCGCAACCGACTCAACAAGCAGATCAGCGACGCAAAAATCTTCGGCATCCAGAGCTTCTGCAAGGATCTGCTGGAGGTGGCGGACACTCTGGGCCATGCCACACAGGCGGTACCCAAAGAAAAG CTCACTGGAAATGCTGACCTGAAGAACCTCTACGAGGGTCTGAGCATGACGCGGGCCTCCCTCCTGCAGGTCTTCAAACGCCACGGCTTGGAGCCCCTGGATCCCATCAATCAGAAGTTCGATCCCAATCTGCACGAGGCTCTCTTCCAGAAGGAGGACAAGACGGTCGAGGCCAATACCGTTGTGGAAGTCACCAAGCTCGGCTACAAACTGCACGAGCGCTGCATACGGCCCGCCCTGGTTGGTGTGTCCAAGTGTTGA
- the LOC122320943 gene encoding NAD kinase-like isoform X10 has product MFPTRPETPQAVDLFPLHSSLSIEEFNNVKWEDINDSNNNFIEQKSGVKTKSVTFALRRTRSLNAPSPVQQFGPCGRIMKNSAMVMQIQDPASQRLTWYKPPLTVLVIKKVSDASVLAPFVQLVDWLLQEKNMVVWVESAVLEDSLLNEDVRFNALRDKLVTFKDGRDDLTDRIDFIVCLGGDGTLLYASLLFQQSVPPVMSFHLGSLGFLTPFRFDNFQDQLTSVLEGHAALTLRSRLRCVMHRRSDRKHEAKTEIDPLADGRPAANSILVLNEVVIDRGPSPYLSNIDLFLDGKYITSVQGDGLIVSTPTGSTAYAAAAGASMIHPSVPAIMVTPICPHSLSFRPIVVPAGVELKISVSPESRNTSWVSFDGRNRQELFHGDSLRVTTSIYPVPCICAQDQISDWFASLADGLHWNVRKRQKCLDELSDLTASGSEDTLDEIENMKLYDV; this is encoded by the exons ATGTTTCCCACAAGACCCGAAACACCGCAGGCGGTTGATCTCTTCCCGCTTCACAGTTCCCTGAGTATCGAGGAGTTCAATAATGTCAAGTGGGAGGACATCAACGATTCCAacaataattttattgaacAAAAATCAGGTGTAAAAACCAAAAGTGTTACCTTTGCTCTAAG GCGCACTCGAAGTCTGAATGCCCCATCGCCTGTCCAACAGTTCGGACCATGTGGACGCATCATGAAGAACTCCGCCATGGTGATGCAGATCCAGGATCCTGCTAGCCAGAGACTCACCTGGTATAAGCCACCCCTCACCGTACTGGTCATCAAAAAAGTCAGCGATGCCTCGGTTCTGGCGCCATTCGTCCAGCTGGTGGATTGGCTGCTCCAGGAGAAGAACATGGTGGTGTGGGTCGAGTCCGCCGTGTTGGAGGACTCACTACTTAACGAGGATGTGCGATTCAATGCCTTGCGGGATAAGCTAGTGACCTTCAA AGATGGCCGGGATGACCTGACGGACAGGATCGACTTCATTGTCTGCCTCGGAGGCGATGGCACTTTGTTATATGCCTCCCTGCTATTCCAGCAATCGGTGCCACCGGTGATGTCTTTCCATTTGGGATCACTGGGCTTTCTGACGCCCTTCCGCTTCGACAACTTCCAGGACCAGTTGACCAGCGTCCTCGAGGGTCATGCCGCCCTGACCCTGAGGAGTCGGCTGCGCTGTGTGATGCACCGGCGGAGCGACAGGAAGCACGAGGCCAAGACGGAGATTGATCCTTTGGCAGATGGCCGTCCGGCGGCCAACAGCATCCTGGTGCTGAACGAGGTGGTGATCGACCGAGGACCCTCGCCATACCTCAGCAACATAGACCTGTTCCTGGATGGGAAGTACATCACTTCAGTGCAGGGCGATGGCCTGATTGTTTCCACACCCACCGGAAGCACCGCATATGCCGCTGCAGCGGGTGCTTCGATGATTCATCCTTCCGTTCCTGCCATTATGGTGACTCCCATTTGCCCGCATTCCCTGAGCTTCCGACCCATAGTGGTGCCCGCCGGAGTGGAGCTTAAG ATCTCTGTTTCACCAGAGAGCCGCAATACTTCGTGGGTCAGTTTCGACGGCCGCAACCGCCAGGAGCTGTTCCATGGCGACAGTCTTCGTGTGACCACCTCCATCTATCCGGTGCCCTGTATTTGTGCCCAGGACCAGATCTCCGACTGGTTCGCCTCCCTCGCCGATGGCCTGCACTGGAATGTGCGCAAGCGGCAGAAGTGCCTGGACGAGCTGTCGGACCTCACGGCGTCCGGCTCGGAGGACACGCTGGACGAGATCGAGAACATGAAATTGTATGATGTTTAG
- the LOC122320943 gene encoding NAD kinase-like isoform X7, giving the protein MTCLSDIDLATLHQSRLEQRWHYGLPNESMYHTVFHHHHHPDGFSPMTRLCLERNLLKKVQSDLNGNRVDGGHTESGDLASGVQRRRSGTWPRTRSLNAPSPVQQFGPCGRIMKNSAMVMQIQDPASQRLTWYKPPLTVLVIKKVSDASVLAPFVQLVDWLLQEKNMVVWVESAVLEDSLLNEDVRFNALRDKLVTFKDGRDDLTDRIDFIVCLGGDGTLLYASLLFQQSVPPVMSFHLGSLGFLTPFRFDNFQDQLTSVLEGHAALTLRSRLRCVMHRRSDRKHEAKTEIDPLADGRPAANSILVLNEVVIDRGPSPYLSNIDLFLDGKYITSVQGDGLIVSTPTGSTAYAAAAGASMIHPSVPAIMVTPICPHSLSFRPIVVPAGVELKISVSPESRNTSWVSFDGRNRQELFHGDSLRVTTSIYPVPCICAQDQISDWFASLADGLHWNVRKRQKCLDELSDLTASGSEDTLDEIENMKLYDV; this is encoded by the exons ATGACCTGCCTCTCGGACATTGATTTGGCCACCTTGCATCAGAGCCGCTTGGAGCAGCGCTGGCACTACGGCCTACCCAACGAGTCCATGTACCACACTGTATTCCATCATCACCACCATCCTGATGGATTCAGTCCAATGACGCGTCTCTGTCTGGAGCGGAACCTCCTGAAGAAGGTGCAGAGCGACCTGAATGGAAACCGAGTGGATGGGGGGCACACCGAGAGCGGGGACCTGGCGTCAGGTGTGCAGCGCCGACGCTCCGGCACCTGGCC GCGCACTCGAAGTCTGAATGCCCCATCGCCTGTCCAACAGTTCGGACCATGTGGACGCATCATGAAGAACTCCGCCATGGTGATGCAGATCCAGGATCCTGCTAGCCAGAGACTCACCTGGTATAAGCCACCCCTCACCGTACTGGTCATCAAAAAAGTCAGCGATGCCTCGGTTCTGGCGCCATTCGTCCAGCTGGTGGATTGGCTGCTCCAGGAGAAGAACATGGTGGTGTGGGTCGAGTCCGCCGTGTTGGAGGACTCACTACTTAACGAGGATGTGCGATTCAATGCCTTGCGGGATAAGCTAGTGACCTTCAA AGATGGCCGGGATGACCTGACGGACAGGATCGACTTCATTGTCTGCCTCGGAGGCGATGGCACTTTGTTATATGCCTCCCTGCTATTCCAGCAATCGGTGCCACCGGTGATGTCTTTCCATTTGGGATCACTGGGCTTTCTGACGCCCTTCCGCTTCGACAACTTCCAGGACCAGTTGACCAGCGTCCTCGAGGGTCATGCCGCCCTGACCCTGAGGAGTCGGCTGCGCTGTGTGATGCACCGGCGGAGCGACAGGAAGCACGAGGCCAAGACGGAGATTGATCCTTTGGCAGATGGCCGTCCGGCGGCCAACAGCATCCTGGTGCTGAACGAGGTGGTGATCGACCGAGGACCCTCGCCATACCTCAGCAACATAGACCTGTTCCTGGATGGGAAGTACATCACTTCAGTGCAGGGCGATGGCCTGATTGTTTCCACACCCACCGGAAGCACCGCATATGCCGCTGCAGCGGGTGCTTCGATGATTCATCCTTCCGTTCCTGCCATTATGGTGACTCCCATTTGCCCGCATTCCCTGAGCTTCCGACCCATAGTGGTGCCCGCCGGAGTGGAGCTTAAG ATCTCTGTTTCACCAGAGAGCCGCAATACTTCGTGGGTCAGTTTCGACGGCCGCAACCGCCAGGAGCTGTTCCATGGCGACAGTCTTCGTGTGACCACCTCCATCTATCCGGTGCCCTGTATTTGTGCCCAGGACCAGATCTCCGACTGGTTCGCCTCCCTCGCCGATGGCCTGCACTGGAATGTGCGCAAGCGGCAGAAGTGCCTGGACGAGCTGTCGGACCTCACGGCGTCCGGCTCGGAGGACACGCTGGACGAGATCGAGAACATGAAATTGTATGATGTTTAG